In Labeo rohita strain BAU-BD-2019 chromosome 4, IGBB_LRoh.1.0, whole genome shotgun sequence, the DNA window TAGGCACtacaacattataatgtacaaaatgtaaaaacgaTATTCATTTTgcgattttttttaagaatatatttAAGACTGttactgaattatttttaattatttgctttCCCCTTTTCTCACTTTaagttaataaaagtaaaaaaaaaataaacgttaacaagttaaatgaaacattttaaattctatacGTGAATTTAGGCCACtacaacattataatgtaaggaaataaaaacaatattcacTTTGATATTTGCTAAAGATTATATTTAGGAGtgtctttaaattattttaagataataattaataaattagtaagttaatctaaatgtaaaaatgcaattttttttaaaaaaatccatttttaaaattttagaagTGAATTTAggccctacactgtaaaaaataaaaaacacaatttgttgagtcatcttaaaataatttgtttaccctgctgccttaaaattcaactcaaatatctaagttgtcacttagtataattaaacatttcaagttgaataaacttttttttttgagttgactgaacttaaaattttaaggcagccaggttacaaattattttaagttgactcaacaaattgttttttacagtgtacagcatTTTAATGTACAGAATAAACAACCGATATTCATTTAgagatttgctaaagattaTATTTAGAAGTGTTACTAAATTTTTTCAagttaataattcataaaataagctaattaaaaaaaaaatgtaattctagAAATTAATTTTGGCACTACAACATTATGATGTACAGAATTAACAACCGATattaattttgagatttgctaaagattatatttaagagttttattaaattattctaagtaaataattaataaaataagttaatctaaatgtaaaaatgcaacatttaaaaaaaaatccaacatttttaaaattccatAAGTGAATTTAGGCACTACAAAATTATAATGTACAGATTTAACCGATATTCATTCTGAGATTTGCTAAAGACATTTAAGAgtgttattaaatcatttttaaatattttctttcccCTTGTCTCATTTTAAgttaatctaaatgtaaaaaagcagcatataaaaaaaacaactgaaaaataatatCGGTCAATAACCGATATGATACCGATATATTGTTTATCTCTATGATAAAGGCATGAGAGGCTGTGAGCAACTGAATAGTTTTCAGGCACCATACACACAGACTCCAGTTTATTATCACTTAAGTAACTCTGCCACATGCCGACTGGGAGCAGGCGGTAATCCAGCCttcatgtgtttttatgttaCATGCAACTTACTGCAACCCAGAGACAAACACAAGGACCCATAGGAACAAGTGAAATGCTAACTGTCAGAGTGACATATGGATTTCCAccacagaaagagaaaatgggGCATTATGGGGGAAAAAAGCCAAGTCAAAAAATGGACATGGATACCCAAGGCAACTCCGTCACCCTTATTTGAAGATCAGAGAGCTTTTCTTGTCTCTCCGGTCCTGTGACAGAGCGACGTGATTAATATGGCCCAGCTGAGGCGAGCGCTGTTTCCAAGGACACGGGTGAGTTATCTTAATTGCTTCTTAAAGAAGCCCCCCCTCACCGCTCAACCGGCACCCCAAGGGCTCTTTAAAACCTTGAGGTGAGACCGGGGCGGCCTAATTTCCTGGGCCTTGCTGTGGCATCCATGCTTCATTCTTCCGTGCAGGAAGTCCACCCTGGGATTTCTCTCATTCATTAGCAGCAAGGCTGTGATAGCAATCCGCCAACCAAAGCACAATTCCTTTCTCCTGATACAACAAACCATCTGCTGTACCATCTAAGTTCAGAGAACAGCAAACAGCTGTTCCTagacagacttttttttttttaaggcatcATAAACTCCCAACTTACCATCAGGATTGAGACTAAAGGTAAGTAGCATAACACTACTGACTTCTAATGTTTTGACCAAATTCAAAGGCAGAATTGCATGCATTTAAAGCCAAGAAGGCATTTGCAGAATGCATTGCGCTGAGCGAAGTGAGAAGTAAAAGTTGGTGAACAATACTGGAAAAATGTCATCTATAAATACTATTACTAGCTGGAGGAGGTGGAGTGGGGGGGGTGGGGTGTTGTTGGATATCGAGGGAGTGGGCCTGTGagatatgaatgaatgaaacacaTTTGTGCTCACGGAAAGCGCTTTAGAAACAAGTGTCTCCTTACGCTTTCAACACATCTTTTTAGTCTGAAGCAAGATACGTTACATGATTTCACAGACTTTTATGTAGAAAGGGTGATAGTGCACCACATTAAAACCGCTGACCCacttcaaaacaaaactaaaaattaatcaTCTTTGAGAGCAAGGGGGGCCCCTAGTGTTTCAGGGGCCCTACACAGCTTGCATATTTTGGATCAGGATATGATCCAAAATATGCAAGGATCAGCTCTTATAGGCAGTCGGACTTGTAACCCGAAGATTGTAGGTTCGAGTCTCAGGTCCCGCAGGGATTGTCGGTGCAGGGAGTAAATAACcctctcttccaacttcaataccatgactgaggtgagacccttgagcaaagcactgaacccccaattggctgcccactgctccgagTGTGTATTCAtggtgtgtgtgcacttggatgggttacaTGTCACTTCACATCAGTATATTGCtctaaattgtaattgttagctCAGCAACTTGCTAACATCCAACCCTAAAAGAATAAACTGTAAGTCAAAGTGCACTATTTGTTGCTGAGTTGCtccccagctaacaaaaatatgttctaagaatGTTTTACTAACATTCCcattgagttaaaaaaaaaattctgaatgtttcgaaatattacttttgaatgttctctgaacattctgaaCTCTGAAAGTAGTAATATTTAAGGATTGTTAGACGAACATCCAACTAATATGTTTCCAGACTAGatcattttaaacattctattaaCGACACTGCAAGAACGTTGTTCGTAACTTGAAAGAAGCTACCTATGGATGAGGTAGATTGCAAGGCAGCTCACAAGTGTTTGGAACAGAGATTGTGTAGCGTATTGACTCAGAGGCACTCACCAAAGCATGACCCTGGATCTTGTTCGGACACCTGCGCTCCTGGTTGCAGATCTCAGGTGGCTTCTCTTGTGCAACCCCAAGTACCTTGTCTTTTTAAAGCTCTGCCCACAGATGTTGCACACGTGCAGAGATTTCTTGATAGCACTCCCTTTTGGGCTACTAGGCTTTGATTTTTTGTTATGGGTCACTTCCACGTTGTGGCGCTCCTTACTGCCAGTCTTCGAGGTCTTTTTGCCCTTTATGCCAGGAGCCTTTAGAGGCAAGTTCCTGCGTGTCACATATGGTGAAGTGTGGTTGTGGTGGACTTTCATTTCTTCTTGTCGACCTTGATCTTTCGCCTCTTCTTTGTTCAACACAACCTCTGCTGGCTTCTTGATGGCATAGCTTTCCAGCGACTGGGAGATCCTGCTCAGGTAGGAGGACTTTTTCTTGTGGAACTCCGAGAGATGGCGTAGCACGTCTCTCTTGCGCCGCGTCTTGTAGCGGCAAAGCGGGCAGCAGTAAAACTTGACAAAGAAGTCCGTGCCGTTGTCTGTGTGCAACTCAATGTGTTTCTCCAAGTTCTGCACGGAGCTGAAGGTCCGCCTGCAGAGCTTGCAGAAGCGTGCCTTAAAGTCAAAGCCGATGGAGAATGCAGCCTTGGATTGGACCTTGTCCTCTTTGGGACTCTGGGAGTTAGAGGAAGAGCTGGGACTAGTGTTGGGATTGTCTGGAACTTTACCGTTGGGCATTTTCTTGGAGTCAGTGCAGTTGGTTGTGGAACCGGAGGATGCAATCTTGTGAACAGTCAGAAGATGCCTCCTAAGGTGACCTTGAACCCTGTACGTCCGGTTGCAGAGAAGGCATTTGTAAGAGGCAACTTTGTCACCTGCTTCTTCTGTTGGCTCCTCAGGTTCTTCACTATCCTGATGCCCCTTGATTTCTTCTGCATCGTCTTCTCCATTGTCCATGTTCTCTTGCTCATCTTCCTCATCCATACAGTTGTTCTCCTCATCTTCCATCTGGACCTCTTCCGGTTCCTGGCTGTTGGAGCGGTGCTGTCTCCAGCTCTCTGTGGTCACGTGGTTGGTAGTCCGAGATGAAGGTGGCAGGTCGTCGTCTTTGGACAGGTACTGGTACACAGCATTCTGGTTGCCCGCAATGGGCTCCAGTTTCAGTATGTATTCATCTTTATCAGGGCGGGGATAGATGGCTTCAAGAAGTTCTTTCATGCTCTTCTTGCCATCTCCGGAAGCACCTGGAACCAGAAGTAGATCTTAGTTAAAGGAGCCACATCATGGAAAAAGAGTAATTTCGTTGCTTTTTTGATATTAAAGAGTACAATGTATACATATACTACAACATTTACACCAGCTAGTTCACCCAGACCACTTGTTGAAACAATGGGTCATTCATAAAAAGTTGCAGCATCCCAACAATGACCTAATTAACACAATCACCTATGCTTGCAGGTCAGTGCATGCAATATTTAGCAACTTGACATATCCTAGAGAGTACAATACGTTAGTATGCATAGTTTAACCAATCAAATTCACATATGGaagtcttaaaggtacagtagcaCAAATGGAATCTTGTTAATTAGTCAAAGAAATCTTAACTATCAATATAAAGTTGActtcaggggaaaaaaatcagttatGACAACCCAACCATGATAGTTTGCAGATCAGTGGCATATTTTTAGCAACTTGACACATCCTGGAGTgtaaaatatgctaatatgcatAGTTTAACCAATCAAATTCACATATGCaagtcttaaaggtacagtagcacaaatggtatttttttattagttaaagAAATCTTAATTATCAATATAAAGTTGGCTTTAGTGGAAAAAAATCAGTTATGACATCCCAACCATGACCTAATTAACACAATCAACTATGTTCGCAAATCAGTGCATACAATATTTAGCAACTTGACATATTCTAgaaagtaaaatacaataatatgcaTAGTTTAACCAATCAAATTCACATATGCAAGTCTTAAAATTACAGTAGCATAAATTGCATCTTGTCTattagtgaaataaattcaCGTCAGTGGAAAAAATCAGTTATGACATCCCAACCATCACCTTGTTAACACAATCACCTATGTGTGCAGGTCAGTGGCATACTTTTTAGCAACTTGACACATCctgtaaaatatgttaatatgcaTAGTTTAACCAATCAAATTCACATATGCaagtcttaaaggtacagtagcgCAAAAGGTATCTTGCTTATTAGTTCAAGAAATCTAAACTATCAATAAAAAGTTGATTCAGGGGAAAAGAAAATGCTAGATAAAGTACAAGCTAAAATAAAGGCTTTTCCTAAATCCTCAAATCAGTTCAAGTGgtgaaaataaacagaacaggCAGAATAACAATCATCAGTTACACTTTACGGCCATACGTCAATGAAAGTATTCAGGGCAAATTCAACACTGGTCTTTTAGAGAATGAAAATTAGAAAGGGAATGTTACACTAACCATCACTTTCAGGCAATCGAGTGAAACAGTAAATCTCCTTGTGTTTGATTAAATTGGGAAGGCCACGGAAGAGACTGCGGCAGAGTTTACATTCGAAGATGGTGTCCACCTCCTTGAGGAGAATGTGTTTCAGCTGTGCAGTACCTGCGAAGAAGCGCAAGAGAGCAGTGGTTAGACTTAATGAGATTCTGTGTTGGCTCAGTCAATGCTTTGGCAGCAGAGCTTAAATTTTACACATACTTTCCATTTCATTCAAACTGTTTGGGCTACGATCATAAAGAGAGGAAACAGAGGTTAGTTAACACATTGTGAGCAGACACGGCACCTGTGCGGAAACATTCAATGATCTGATGGATGCCAGATTTGGATGTGAGCAGCGGCGTTTGCAGCAGAGGAGGATCTCCAGGCTCTGTAGAATAGACTGcaatagaaaaacaatttattctTACAGCATATCTCTAAATACTGAAGATTTTTTCTCTGCATCACAGAAAACTCATCCAATTAATCATGTACCTCAATTATAATGCTGCTTATCTCTCTTATTAACACTTATGACAGTCCGTCAGGCTGAATCTCTTTGAATAATCCTCTCCAGACAAACTCATTATACAGAAATGATGATCTGAAGTCTAGTTTGCTGTGCTCACGCCAGTATGTTTTGGATGGCAGATCTCGCCGCTATGAGTCATATCCATTCAGAGGTTCAGCTTGTGCTTTCTAAATGAGACTTTATTAAAGTTTGCATTATTGATGGCCACTGCCTGTGAATGTCTAGATGAGTATTTGTGAAAACGTCTGGCTCTGAAACAAAAGCTTTGATTTAATACACATCTCCATTTTTCCACTGGATAAATTGGATAATATCTCTTCTGTTTGGGTTATGCATGTCAATATTTCAAAGTGGTGATTAATGAAGCTCTACTTTGTGGAGGCTATTACAGAAAGGACTTTTATCAGTGGAGTTTGCAATGGTAAACATCGCTATTATTGCTCATACTTAAGGTTTTGGATTTGAACAAACACTGCTGCGCAAGCAAAACCCTTTATATTTTCTTCGAAATCTAGAAATGTTACTGAACCGATTATCTAAAACGAGTCTAAAAGAGCATTTTCCATCAGCAGAGAGACAGGAGAACAGATATGCAGTGGGAGACGATAACTCTTCACTATGTGAGGAGGTGAAAAATCAATTGTGTGTGAAGATACGGGGCatgaacacagctgtggataaaGCGACCAAATCAGTCGGAGATTGATGATGGGAATGTTGGTGAATTTATGGCCGGACCAGCCAGCAGGGCCCAGTGGTGTGTTTACAGCGGTCCTCAGAGACTCGCCTTATATCGAGGTGTTTTATGACTGTGTGAGGGTATTTCCTAGAGGAACGGCCGGAAATTTGCCAATGTCAGGACGGCTAGGTGAGGAGGTGGCAGTCaacacacacctacacacactCAGAATCAATCTAGGGCTCTGCGTTTCAACACTCCTGACTGATGTTTGCTGGTGTGATGGTTTAGGTGTCAGTTTCCACTAAACTATTTTGCCACATGATAGAAAAATTGTTTTTGGCTGGTAAATAAAACTTGATTTATTCACTAGTTGgcattaaatacttaaataatttCATGGTAAATTGAttaggaataaaatatatagaaaaatattataaacttaaaaaatattaccttggcaactaattgaaataaatgtttaagtactaaaattactgaaaccacaactggaataaaaataagttaaagctATATAGAAATAGCTATAAATAGCTATAaatactaaaaagaaaaaagaatactAATAATTACATACACATGAAATTCAGAAAactgaaatgataaaaacaaaagataatttaaaatattataaaactaacaaatatgacaaaaacttaagctaaaattaaaaatgagaaatttagAATTCAGTCTATTAATAGTCTAATAAgtctaataaaaatggcaaaagcacataaattatgttatgaaattatattattataaaaatgaaattataaaactaaagttaattcaaaataaataaatatgataaaactaacaaatatgacaaaaacttaagctaaaattaaaaattagaaattcagaatatttaaaaataaaaaaaaaagtctaataaaaatgacaaaagcacatgaaacagaaatgaaaaataaaattatataattacaggtcattcaaaaaaaaaaaaatctaacaaatGTCTACAACttaaactacaattaaaatgaaaacaaaaatataaaaacaacagttaatttaaaatgttaaaaaacaacaacaataacaaaaatattaaaatgagaactaaaaaattcagaattcagaatattaaaaaaaataataattaaaaagtctaataaaaatgacataagcACATAAATTACttaaacagaaatgaaaaaatgaaattataaaactaaaggtaattcaaaatataaaaggaAAACATCTAgcaaatgactaaaactaaaattaaaatgaaacctgaaaatataaaaacagttaattcaaaatgttaaaaaaaaaccactaaatatgacaaaaacttaagctaaaattaaaatgagaactaAAAgattcagaatattaaaaaagtctaataaaaattacaaaagcacataaattactaaaacacaaatgaaaatgatattataaaactaaagttaattcaaaatagtaaaaaaaaaaaatctaagaaatgacaaacaaactaaaatgaaaactgaaaatataaaagccAATTCAAACTAATAAAGATGACAAAGCACATACTAATTACtacaactaaaatgaaaactgaaataaaaacaaattactaacaaaagtactaaaattactacaaaaaatgcaaatataaaaataaaaggttatttaaaaaattaaaaaacactagtagtatataaataatactattataacACTGCTGAGATCATTAAAAAGCAAATCAGCTAATTTGATACacaaatttttcttttgttataaTATAGAaaagcttgtttgtttttaatttaaattttaattttgtaagatCAAAACGAATGTTGAAATTGAAAGGAACACTCTTCATAACATAAGAGTTATATTCATTTCTGCCATTAGTAAAAAAACCAAAAgcatgaaaagtaaaaaaaaaaaagaaacggcCACAAAGAGGAAGTGAAACTGCTACATCCTATCACTTTCACACAAACCTCAAGCCCCTCCCCCGAGCCCGCCCCTCATCCCAGGGGGCGTGGCCTATTGACCTCCCAGGGGCAAAGAGCAGCTCAATCAATACTTCAGTCACAATCCCCATACAAACACTTTAATTTCTTCACACAAGCCATTTCAGCATCTATAATATAAATCTTTATAAAGCACAGATACATTCATAAGCAGCTTATAAAATGCTTTTCACAAAGATACCAATTCACACTtttttatgcatgtgtgtgtgaatttatCTTCTATTACAGCGATAGGCTGAGGGGGAGGGGCGTGAACTTTCTCTGTAAGGGTCACAGACTCTAGTGACCCCTACTGAGTGAAGGACAATAGCAGACCATGGAGGAATTTGCTGTAATCCTCTAATAGGGAAGGATAAGAGCCGATGGGCcgcttttaaaatgcatttactctTGTTTGGATTATGTCCATTCGAGTGGACCGGTCAGAATGGATCCCACTGGTCAAGATGCATGTCACAGACTTCATTTACATGTAGTATTCATTTAAGATTCAATAAATAGGCAAAAAGCTCATGTTTACCTGGCGTCTTGCTCGCATGGTCAGGCCCGGGCACAGCGGCCTCACCTGTGAGCTCATCCGTCTGACAAGATTTCTCATTGGCTGGGGTTTCCTCCATCTCGAAACCACCTTAAATGTGTCTCTGTGGAGATAGAGAGAATAGCAGAGTAATAAATAGCAACTCCAAAGCCTAAACGGCACTGCAGAGAGCTGTTATAGCATGATATATCGACAAGCACCTTTAAATCCAGCTTAAAAAGTCATTAAAGTAAAGTGACCACAGAAaaatccaaccatccatcctgCCAtgtcatttaaagcagccttttttgtatatattatatatgtatgaagAGTTCGCCGTACAAAGAATCAAAttaatgatatgattcagtaattaaatcagtgacttgccaccacctactggcagttttagtttcattttaaagtattttttcagttatttaaatcatttaatatttctgtattcaaaattgtatatttaaaacattaatctcaacatgaatttatgaatcatgcaacctctgagcctcattaaacatatgaaaatacacccaCAAGCCACtattgtgttcttctgtgccacctcggagtacaaaataattttgtaaatactgatttcacttgattggtaacttattctaatTCTAGtcgttcttattctgttgttttaattagaaattgtaaaaagtttcaaaaatatatttttaaaaaaactgacatgaaacataacacttttaataaagttacaaaaataatcagtttttataaaaaatctttgaaaatcaaaatctgGATTTGGATCTGGATTTTTAATGGATTAACCTAAAGATGCTATGGGATGCTATGCTATAACTtgggaaagaaaacacatttttacccaaattaatcaatatatatatataatgtattatactaTTCAGTATctattaaatcaataaatgtcagttttatacATTAATGCATAATCATTAAGTAAAATGATTGttatatacaggtgctggtcaacGAATTAGAATAATTTGAAATAGTGCAATCATTAAATTCTTTGAATGCATTGTTTGTGCAGAAAGAAAATCAGGTGTTCACCGCACCTGTCCTACTCGTTAGAGTAATCACAGAACTCGTTACCTGTAAACAATTTGCTCAGCTGACCTTTCCAAAAGGCCCATTTAGGCCATTTAACTGTGAGATTGTTGTTTCATTGAATTAGAATAAAGGAGAAACCGTTTCAttgaattagaataatttttattataattagaaTCATcactttctcagtattttgtgGCTGCCCCCTTGGCTTGTATGACTGCCTTAAGTCTCCGCGGCATCGATTTGACCAGCTTGTCGCAAGTTTCCGCACTCACAGCTTCCCAGGCAGTGGCGATGTTCTGCTTCAGTTGGTCCAGCGTAGTCGGCTTTCTGTCGCGAATTTTCCGCTTGACGATGGCCCAAAGGTTTTCAATGACATTGAGGTCAGGCGAGTTGGCCGGCCATGGCAAAACTTCAAGCTGTTTTCTAGTGAACCAATCTTTGGTCGACTTTGCTGCATGAGCCGGTGCAAGATCCTGTTGAAATATGAAGTCTTCTTCGCTGAACTGTTCCTCAACAGTCGGAATCAGGAACGTTTCCAGAACATCTTGATATACGGCAGCATTGACAGTCTTCTTGAGGAAGCAGAGTTTCCCTACACCCCGAAAGACATGCATCCCCAGACCATAATGCTCTGGGGAAACTTGACGGATCTTTTCACGCACTCGTGGTTGTAGGTTTCGCCACCACGACGCCAGACACGAGGACCTTGGTCACCGAAGGAGATGCAGAAGCGTGATTCGTCACTGAAGACCACTTTCTGCCAGTCTTCAGCAGTCCACTCGCCGTGTTGTTTGgcccacttcagccgtttctgCATTTGTTTCTTGTTCAGCATCGGTTTTACTGCTGGAACGCGAGATTTGAAGCCGAGTTCGCGCAGACGACGGTAAGTGGTTGATCTGGAGATGTCAGCGCCGGTCTGCTTGTTCCACAAGTAGGTGAGCTCAGAAGTGGACTTGAACCGGTTGCTGACTGCGATCTTTCTCAGCTGCTTGTTGTCGCGAGCAGAAGTTTTTCGGACGCCGGAACAGTTGGTGCGCTTGCTGCAGTTTTTCTTGAGAGCTTTGCAGACGGAAGACTGGCTGATGCCGAGCTGCTCAGCAATTTTAGTTTGCCTCAAGCCTTGTTGGCGAAGGGCTTGAATTTGAGCCACTATTCCGGTTGAGAGGTCGTGCTGCTTACCCATGATTGATTTTACTACTTAGAAACTCTACTCAACCCTGACTTTATACTGCACAGTGAACACtcttcacagaaaacaaaaattctagCATTTATTCTAATTCAATGAAACGGTTTCTCCTTTATTCTAATTCAATGAAACAACAATCTCACAGTTAAATGGCCTAAATGGGCCTTTTGGAAAGGTCAGCTGAGCAAATTGTTTACAGGTAACGAGTTCTGTGATTACTCTAACGAGTAGGACAGGTGCGGTGAACACCTGATTTTCTTTCTGCACAAACAATGCATTCAAAGAATTTAATGATTGCACTATTTCAAATTATTCTAATTCGttgaccagcacctgtacagTGTCAGACATCACAGCTTTTAAATTTGGCTTTTTTTGTACCAAATTTTCTAGaatataattagttttttaattatctttaaCATGCTATgagttgtattttaaattgacttAATGCAACTAATGCAACaatttactataaataaatctgtttaaattttataatcatttataaaaaattctaataattttaTAGACTTTATAATAATTGCAACTacaatttatgtttgttttttacctagatttttttattcctgTTCTGCTCTAAATACAGTTAAATTTGTTGTAGATTTGTTGTggagtatatatttttatattttttttatatttttatatatatttttggagtatatatatatatatatatatatatttttttttttttttttttttttttttgattttcagtGATCCAGATTACCATCCACTCTCACTGTACTGAAAAGAGAAGcatgaacattctgctaaataACTGCATCTGTGATCTACAGAAGGACAaatgtcatacaggtttgaaa includes these proteins:
- the znf800b gene encoding zinc finger protein 800b, which encodes MEETPANEKSCQTDELTGEAAVPGPDHASKTPVYSTEPGDPPLLQTPLLTSKSGIHQIIECFRTGTAQLKHILLKEVDTIFECKLCRSLFRGLPNLIKHKEIYCFTRLPESDGASGDGKKSMKELLEAIYPRPDKDEYILKLEPIAGNQNAVYQYLSKDDDLPPSSRTTNHVTTESWRQHRSNSQEPEEVQMEDEENNCMDEEDEQENMDNGEDDAEEIKGHQDSEEPEEPTEEAGDKVASYKCLLCNRTYRVQGHLRRHLLTVHKIASSGSTTNCTDSKKMPNGKVPDNPNTSPSSSSNSQSPKEDKVQSKAAFSIGFDFKARFCKLCRRTFSSVQNLEKHIELHTDNGTDFFVKFYCCPLCRYKTRRKRDVLRHLSEFHKKKSSYLSRISQSLESYAIKKPAEVVLNKEEAKDQGRQEEMKVHHNHTSPYVTRRNLPLKAPGIKGKKTSKTGSKERHNVEVTHNKKSKPSSPKGSAIKKSLHVCNICGQSFKKTRYLGLHKRSHLRSATRSAGVRTRSRVML